The DNA sequence AGCGAGCCCTTGACCGCGTCCGCCGGAGACTGGGCGCCGGATACGCCGGGGTAAAACAGACTCTCGCCCCAGGCGACCACGTGACGGCCCGCGTTCACGTCCAGGCTCTGGCCGTTGTCGAAGCGCCAGCCGCCGAATACATAGGCATCGAGAAAACGCGCGCGCGCACCGCTGTAGTATTCGGTGCCGCTGGTGAACTCGTCATGGTCGCCGAATTTATTTGCCCGGGCCGGCGCGTCGTGGTCATTCGTGCCTTGATAGGCGTCGTCGTAGAAAGCGTTGGCGCGCACCACGGCACCGTAATTGTCTTTGCGCAAGATCATCTCGCCCAGCGCACTGACCCGATGGGTAACCAGACTGCCGCGATCGAAGTTGCGGTTGCCATCGTCGGCATTGATGTCTCCCAGCAGATCGTCATCGGCACTCTCGGTCCGCATGCCGATCCCGTAGCTGGTGGTCAGGCTCCAATCCATCGTCACGCCATTGTCGAAATACACCGTGTCGCCAGCCAGCGCCGCGGGCGCCTGCGAAGCCAGACAGACGGCCACCGCCAATCCCGCGAGCCGGAATTCGCACCGCTGATTGTCAGGACAGGTCTTCTTATTGTTTTTCATTGTTGGATCTCCCGATTTTTGGTCACAGACCGTTAGGTGCTTTCCTACAAATGTCCGCCCTGCTCAGATGTGAATGTCTTCCGGCAGGTCTAACCCCTGGGAGCTCGCGTCGGTCCGGCGAAACCGCCAGGTCCCGTCCGCCTGCTCGCGCGTCAGCGTTCCCTTCTCGACCAGGTAATGGATATGCGCCAGGGTCTCGCCCAGCGACATCAGCAGATCGAATGCGCCCTTGATGCGGGGGAATAACAGCGGCCGTAGCTCGGCTGCCGTCATGACTCCCTCGATGCGCTCCACCAGTTCGGCCAGATGCCGCTCGTGGTGCTGCTGTAGTTGATACAGGCGCCGGTGCAGACCGAAGAACGGCCGCTCATGGGCCGGCAGCACCAGCACCTCATCGGGCACCGCGCGCAGCCGGTGGAGCGAGTCGAGCCAGTCGCCCAGGGGATTGGCACAGGGTTCGCCCGCCCCGACCAGCACGCTGGAAGTGATGCGCGGCAGCACCTGATCGCCGGAGATCAGCAGCTGGTCGTCCTCGCTCAAAAGGCAGGCATGCTCGGGCGAATGGCCGGCGCCGATTACGACTCGCCAGTGGCGCGTGCCAATCTTCAGCAGCGTCCCTTCACGCAGGCGGCGATAGCTGCGCGGATGCCCTGCATCGAAGCGCAGGCTCTCGATGGTCGGCATCAACCCGGCGATCTCTTCGTCGTTCAGGCCTGCGCGGCGATAGAAGTCGTGAAATTCCCAGCCCGGCTCGCTGCCCTCGGGCGAGACGTGCATCGCCTGGAACTCACCGCGGGTCATGTACAACGGGCAGCGGAACCGCTCGGTCAGCCAGGCCGCCAGCCCTGTGTGATCGAAATGACAATGCGTGCAGATCACCGACAGCACCGGCAAGCCGCCCATCACCTCGACGAATACACGCTCCCAGACTTCCCGGCTGCGCGCGATGCCCAGTCCCGTGTCCACCACAACCCAGCCATCGCCGTGACGCAGCAGGTAGAGGTTGATGTGATCCAGGCCGAACGGCAGCGGCATGCGCAGCCAGAGCACGCCCTCGGCAACTTCCTGCACCTCGCCCGGCGCCGGCGGTTCCGCCCAGGGAAAGCGCAGCTCGTGTTCCAGCGATGGCGCGCTCATGAGCTGCGCTCACTGACGAAAGGCACGAGATCGTTGGCGGCCAGCAGCTCGACGCTGTAAGGCTGGTAGCTGCCGCTGGCTTCGTCGCGTATGTACAGCGGGTCTTCAAACTGGCGCGGGTCATAGCCCTGGCGCTGCAGGTCAATTTTGCGCAACTTGAAGGTACTGGTCATGTCGGCACTGGCGCAGACCCGCACGAACACCGGCGCGGCGTAGCGCGGCAAGCGGGTGGCGGTGAGCTCGAAGAACGCCTTCGGGTCGAACGCCTGTCCCGGCTGCATGAGGACCGAGGCCATCCCGGCGCGGCCTTCGTGGCCAGGCACCTTCACGCCATAAACGTTAATCAGCTCCAGCCCCGGGTAGTCACCGAGCGCATCGGCGACTTCCTGGGTCGAAACGTTCTCGCTCTTCCAGCGGAAGGTATCGCCGATGCGATCGACGAAGTAGCAGTAGCCGTCCTCGTCGTAGCGCAACAGGTCGCCCGAACTCCACCAGGCGTCGCCGTCCTGGAAGACCCCTCGCAATATCTTGCTTTCGGTGGCCTTTGCACAGGTGTAGCCCTCGAAACGCCCGCCGCCGATTTCCGGATGGTCGACGATGAACGCAACCGCCTCGCCCGCCTCCCCCGGCTGGCAGGGAATGCAGAATCCGCGCTCGTCACGCAGGTGGCCGGTCTCGTTGTCGTAACGGATCAGCCGCACGTTGGTTTTGTCCCAGAACGGCACCCGGCCGCAGGAACCTGCGCGGTTATCGAGGTTGATGATGGCGCAGTTGGCCTCGGTGGAGCCCCAGCCCTCGAAAATGGGAACCTCGCCGAAGCGTTCCACCCAGCGCTGCCACGTCTCGGGCGACAGCCCGGCGCCGAGCATGCAACGCAAGCTGTGCTGACGATCATCGGCCTGCACCGGGCGGTTGAGCAAATAGCGGCAGATCT is a window from the Pseudomonas sp. MTM4 genome containing:
- a CDS encoding MBL fold metallo-hydrolase yields the protein MSAPSLEHELRFPWAEPPAPGEVQEVAEGVLWLRMPLPFGLDHINLYLLRHGDGWVVVDTGLGIARSREVWERVFVEVMGGLPVLSVICTHCHFDHTGLAAWLTERFRCPLYMTRGEFQAMHVSPEGSEPGWEFHDFYRRAGLNDEEIAGLMPTIESLRFDAGHPRSYRRLREGTLLKIGTRHWRVVIGAGHSPEHACLLSEDDQLLISGDQVLPRITSSVLVGAGEPCANPLGDWLDSLHRLRAVPDEVLVLPAHERPFFGLHRRLYQLQQHHERHLAELVERIEGVMTAAELRPLLFPRIKGAFDLLMSLGETLAHIHYLVEKGTLTREQADGTWRFRRTDASSQGLDLPEDIHI
- a CDS encoding long-chain-acyl-CoA synthetase → MSTTGMAYAQEQQNLQSDVVPREQTQQMLDRRSAAAGAIKPADLYTLADRLEAQAARFATRDFLIYQGRRYSYAEVDARANAFAHALRQQGLSRGDVCALAMENRPEFFFAWFGMAKLGVVAALINHNATGAPLLHALQTTAAKAVVVGEECLQPFADTPDAARYPLLLVRDEEKPAAAELLRLADVGFDDALAQASEQQVDPALRAGIRAEETMLLIFTSGTTGLPKAARYSHMRWMSSGDVMEVTLGVEPADVFYCCLPLYHGAAATSVTSTALKSGASIVLRRKFSASAFWQDVRTHGVTVFQYIGEICRYLLNRPVQADDRQHSLRCMLGAGLSPETWQRWVERFGEVPIFEGWGSTEANCAIINLDNRAGSCGRVPFWDKTNVRLIRYDNETGHLRDERGFCIPCQPGEAGEAVAFIVDHPEIGGGRFEGYTCAKATESKILRGVFQDGDAWWSSGDLLRYDEDGYCYFVDRIGDTFRWKSENVSTQEVADALGDYPGLELINVYGVKVPGHEGRAGMASVLMQPGQAFDPKAFFELTATRLPRYAAPVFVRVCASADMTSTFKLRKIDLQRQGYDPRQFEDPLYIRDEASGSYQPYSVELLAANDLVPFVSERSS